One genomic window of Chlamydiales bacterium STE3 includes the following:
- a CDS encoding Ribonucleoside-diphosphate reductase small chain (Product derived from UniProtKB/Swiss-Prot:Q9C167;Gene name derived from UniProtKB/Swiss-Prot:Q9C167;EC number derived from UniProtKB/Swiss-Prot:Q9C167): MSQKEPILEENKDRFVLFPITHREIWEMYKKAEASFWTAEEIDLSSDLLDWDRRLNEDEKHFIKHVLAFFAASDGIVNENLAVNFMREVQYPEARCFYGFQIMIENIHSETYSLLIDSYIKDPAEKHNLFHALETLPCVSKKAEWALRWIDQGNFSERLVAFAAVEGIFFSGSFCSIFWLKKRGLMPGLSFANELISRDEGLHCDFACLLYSQLRNQLPLETLQTLITDAVTIEKEFVRDALPVRLIGMNADLMCQYIEFVADRLLVALGSPKLYNATNPFDFMDMISLTGKTNFFERRVSEYQKSGVMTSKEDNVFTLAEDF; this comes from the coding sequence ATGTCCCAAAAAGAACCAATTTTGGAAGAAAACAAAGACCGTTTTGTTCTTTTCCCTATCACCCATAGAGAAATATGGGAAATGTATAAAAAAGCAGAAGCCAGTTTTTGGACAGCAGAAGAAATCGATCTTTCTTCAGATCTTCTAGATTGGGACAGAAGACTCAATGAGGATGAAAAACATTTTATTAAACACGTTCTCGCATTCTTTGCAGCAAGCGATGGTATCGTAAACGAAAATCTCGCTGTCAACTTTATGCGTGAAGTACAGTATCCAGAAGCGCGTTGCTTTTACGGCTTTCAAATCATGATTGAAAACATCCACTCAGAAACCTACTCTCTACTTATCGACAGCTACATCAAAGACCCTGCAGAAAAACATAATCTCTTTCATGCCCTTGAAACGCTACCATGCGTGAGTAAAAAAGCAGAGTGGGCCCTGCGCTGGATTGATCAGGGAAACTTTAGCGAAAGACTTGTCGCTTTTGCAGCCGTTGAAGGAATCTTTTTCTCCGGCAGCTTCTGTTCGATTTTCTGGCTCAAAAAACGCGGCCTTATGCCAGGGCTTAGCTTTGCCAATGAGCTGATTTCCCGTGATGAAGGTCTGCATTGTGATTTCGCTTGCTTGCTTTACTCTCAATTAAGGAATCAGCTTCCCCTTGAAACGCTTCAAACCCTTATTACAGATGCTGTAACCATTGAAAAAGAATTTGTTAGGGATGCGCTTCCTGTTCGCCTCATTGGCATGAACGCTGACCTAATGTGCCAATACATTGAATTTGTCGCTGACAGGCTCCTTGTGGCTTTAGGTTCGCCCAAACTTTACAATGCCACAAATCCTTTCGACTTTATGGATATGATTTCCTTGACAGGCAAAACTAACTTCTTCGAAAGACGCGTTTCTGAGTACCAAAAATCAGGCGTGATGACCTCCAAAGAAGATAATGTATTCACACTTGCAGAAGATTTTTAA
- a CDS encoding putative outer membrane protein of AcrAB(MexAB)-OprM multidrug efflux pump (Product derived from UniProtKB/Trembl:Q6MBV6;Gene name derived from UniProtKB/Trembl:Q6MBV6): MKNLYFFKFFCFSLLLASCCVGPKYFPPEVEMPRTWCRQPAAGMDSSISSDSINWWEALNDPILTSLIAQASEQNLDLHLALLHIIEARAEHKAKGADALPHVDASFTGGHLYHNKKALLNKFLDSSKHQRNFNFFELGFDADWEIDLFGKTAHELKALAAKVEATEETFYDVWVTLSAEIARNYIELRLAQKRLGLLHEHIRAQQETVHLTNQLLGIGSSSRIDFRQTEEQLHFLQARAPQIELSIEKSIHCLSKLLGKHPGALAEELCQEQPLPLVPFHQPIGVPSDLLRRRPDIRRAERKLASATEYVGSAIASLFPSFSLKGFVGNINSHFPSLFSPQSYSLFFAPQLLAPIFNSKMLKYDVEYTKLKVQEAYYEYHKAVLNALEEAENALAAFHWEIERNDRLLLAFEANEEAKILAADLYQNGFKSYLELLVLERSYLETEEAFIQGQADLLFHYISLYKALGGGFFSCENCH, encoded by the coding sequence ATGAAAAATTTATATTTTTTTAAGTTTTTTTGCTTTTCTTTACTTTTGGCAAGCTGCTGTGTTGGCCCCAAATATTTTCCACCGGAAGTAGAAATGCCCAGGACATGGTGCCGACAACCAGCCGCTGGAATGGACAGCTCTATTTCAAGCGACAGCATTAACTGGTGGGAAGCGCTAAATGATCCCATTCTAACTTCACTTATCGCACAGGCAAGCGAGCAAAATTTGGACCTCCATTTAGCGCTTTTACACATTATTGAAGCGCGAGCTGAGCACAAAGCAAAAGGGGCCGATGCCCTTCCCCACGTCGATGCCTCTTTTACAGGAGGGCATCTTTATCACAATAAAAAAGCTTTGCTTAATAAGTTTTTAGACAGCTCTAAACATCAACGTAATTTTAATTTTTTTGAACTAGGGTTTGACGCCGACTGGGAAATCGATCTATTTGGCAAAACAGCGCACGAATTAAAAGCTTTGGCCGCCAAGGTAGAGGCAACAGAGGAGACCTTTTATGATGTGTGGGTCACTCTTTCGGCAGAAATAGCTCGCAATTACATTGAATTACGCTTAGCTCAAAAGCGTTTAGGGCTTCTGCACGAGCATATTCGAGCACAGCAAGAGACAGTGCATTTAACAAATCAGCTGCTAGGAATTGGGTCATCGAGCAGAATTGATTTTCGCCAAACAGAAGAGCAGCTTCATTTTTTGCAGGCAAGAGCACCGCAAATTGAACTCTCTATAGAAAAAAGTATCCACTGTCTTTCCAAGCTTCTGGGAAAGCACCCAGGAGCACTCGCAGAAGAACTGTGCCAAGAACAGCCATTACCTTTAGTTCCCTTTCACCAGCCTATCGGAGTTCCTTCTGATTTGTTAAGAAGACGCCCTGATATTAGAAGAGCCGAGAGAAAGCTAGCCTCGGCAACAGAATATGTAGGAAGTGCAATTGCTTCACTATTCCCCTCTTTTTCTTTAAAGGGTTTTGTAGGAAATATTAATTCCCACTTCCCCTCTCTTTTTTCACCTCAAAGCTACTCTTTGTTTTTTGCCCCGCAGCTTCTTGCACCTATTTTTAACAGTAAGATGTTGAAATACGATGTCGAATACACAAAATTAAAAGTCCAAGAAGCCTACTACGAATACCACAAAGCTGTCCTTAATGCCTTAGAAGAAGCAGAAAATGCTTTGGCCGCCTTTCATTGGGAAATTGAGCGCAACGACCGACTTCTTTTAGCTTTTGAGGCCAATGAAGAAGCCAAAATCTTGGCCGCAGACCTCTATCAAAACGGCTTTAAAAGTTACCTGGAACTCCTTGTACTAGAACGCTCTTACCTCGAAACTGAGGAGGCTTTTATTCAAGGGCAGGCTGACCTTCTCTTCCACTACATCTCTCTTTACAAAGCCCTAGGAGGCGGATTCTTCTCTTGTGAAAATTGCCATTAA
- a CDS encoding hypothetical protein (Product derived from UniProtKB/Trembl:Q6MBV7), translating to MNRIHFYVILALAVLSFFFIAVYKWREPGTPSPTSLQALHPIAPYKTYISGVGLVEAGSENIFIGTPLNRIIEKVLVHVGTKVKKGDILLQLEARDLEAELVAKQAAYEITVAKLERLQALPRKEDIASSTAVVKASEVDYLQAKSQYDRIQELQDPRALSQEEINRRRFHFEQAEAKYQQAKANLSKIEGGTWQPDLEIAKLEVLQARAETQKIRTEIERTIIRSPIDGKVLQVKIHGGEFPPLDTSKTPIMIVGNTDEKHLEVSINQYNAPYFRHDAPAVAFLQGDPKQAFELEFVRLDPYLVNKQNLTNDIQERVDTRVLKVTYRFKNNPREVFVGQQMDVFIKDEIAP from the coding sequence ATGAATAGAATCCATTTTTACGTTATTTTAGCTTTAGCGGTTCTCTCCTTCTTTTTTATTGCCGTTTATAAATGGAGAGAGCCGGGCACCCCAAGCCCCACTTCACTTCAAGCGCTCCACCCAATAGCTCCTTACAAAACATACATTTCAGGAGTGGGACTTGTTGAGGCCGGTAGTGAAAATATTTTTATTGGAACACCTTTGAATCGCATTATCGAAAAGGTTTTGGTCCATGTCGGCACAAAAGTGAAAAAAGGCGATATCTTACTTCAATTAGAGGCAAGGGATCTTGAAGCGGAACTAGTAGCCAAGCAAGCGGCTTATGAAATCACGGTCGCCAAGCTTGAACGCCTGCAAGCTCTGCCACGAAAAGAAGACATCGCTTCTAGCACAGCAGTCGTCAAAGCTAGCGAAGTGGATTATCTTCAGGCTAAAAGTCAGTACGATAGAATTCAAGAACTCCAAGATCCACGAGCCTTAAGCCAGGAAGAAATCAATCGCCGACGTTTTCATTTTGAACAAGCCGAAGCGAAGTACCAGCAAGCTAAGGCGAACTTGAGCAAGATAGAGGGGGGCACGTGGCAGCCAGATCTAGAAATTGCTAAACTTGAAGTTCTTCAAGCACGAGCCGAGACTCAGAAAATACGAACGGAAATTGAGCGTACGATCATTCGCTCACCTATCGATGGCAAAGTCTTGCAGGTCAAAATTCATGGAGGAGAATTCCCTCCCCTTGACACATCAAAAACACCCATTATGATTGTCGGTAATACGGACGAGAAGCATTTAGAGGTTAGCATCAACCAATATAATGCTCCCTACTTTCGACATGATGCCCCTGCCGTAGCTTTTTTACAAGGTGATCCCAAGCAGGCTTTCGAGCTAGAATTTGTCAGACTTGATCCTTATCTTGTGAATAAACAGAACCTTACCAACGACATTCAAGAACGCGTAGATACCCGTGTTCTAAAAGTGACCTACCGCTTCAAAAATAATCCTCGAGAAGTTTTTGTGGGGCAGCAAATGGATGTGTTCATAAAGGATGAAATAGCTCCATAA
- a CDS encoding hypothetical protein (Product derived from UniProtKB/Swiss-Prot:Q58903;Gene name derived from UniProtKB/Trembl:Q6MBV8;Uncharacterized ABC transporter ATP-binding protein MJ1508) — translation MNKVAIRCEGLRKSYGNDENGIMALRNVDLEIYRNQLTLLVGPSGSGKTTLLSIIATILTSDAGKLFLLDHEVSKMTENEKTLFRRDFLGIVFQSFFLIPTLTVLENVALPLIVAGKEEAIALSKALALLKALHIDKRAHASPLTLSKGQQQRVAIARAMINDSQIILCDEPTSSLDQATGTEVMTLLRELAESSSRTVLVITHDLRLLPFADRIIKMNDGQIISVSDNE, via the coding sequence ATGAACAAAGTGGCGATTCGCTGTGAAGGATTAAGGAAAAGCTATGGCAATGATGAAAATGGCATCATGGCGCTTCGCAATGTTGATCTCGAAATCTACAGAAATCAACTGACACTCCTCGTTGGCCCATCAGGGTCTGGGAAAACGACATTGCTTTCTATTATCGCAACAATCTTAACTTCCGATGCCGGGAAACTTTTTTTACTCGATCATGAAGTCAGCAAAATGACGGAAAATGAAAAAACATTATTTAGAAGAGATTTTTTAGGGATTGTCTTTCAATCGTTTTTTCTCATCCCAACGCTAACGGTTCTTGAAAACGTCGCCCTTCCTCTCATTGTCGCTGGAAAAGAGGAAGCGATTGCCTTAAGCAAAGCATTGGCGTTGCTAAAAGCTTTGCACATCGATAAACGCGCTCACGCTTCTCCCCTAACCCTTTCTAAAGGGCAGCAACAAAGGGTAGCTATAGCTAGGGCGATGATTAATGATTCACAAATTATTCTTTGTGATGAACCGACCAGTTCTTTAGATCAAGCAACAGGAACCGAGGTGATGACACTCCTTCGCGAACTTGCGGAGAGTTCATCAAGAACCGTTCTCGTTATCACACATGATTTACGCCTTTTGCCATTTGCTGATCGCATTATAAAAATGAATGATGGCCAGATTATTTCAGTGAGTGACAATGAATAG
- a CDS encoding hypothetical protein (Product derived from UniProtKB/Trembl:Q6MBV9), whose product MLNYALKMLIGNRGAFLGVIFGIFLATLLISQQSAIFLGLVSRSYRMVTDIPSPNVWVMDPATDSEDKIRGMPHAYLDIVRSVPNVEWAVPISVASVPVVSNGTIFDICKIYGIDDATLIGAPQEMIEGDIRDLRREGGIIVDAYAAKNLLAKTLDDGTTIPLKIGDELEINERRAIIVGICKITPGFYPQPIFFTGHQEFLSFTSFSSNPLSFIAVKSTSSSDVNQVIKDINAHPGLNALTQDQFKWRIVESFLRTGILINFGLSVALGIIIGFSIAGQIFYNMTLDNLMYYALIKSVGGTQKMILHMIALQAFVVGVLGFLLGIGTTFLWGIATEGTTLAFLLPWQLLFFTGVIILGICVSAAALSIRKVFHVDPKALMGT is encoded by the coding sequence ATGCTTAATTATGCTCTTAAAATGCTTATTGGCAATAGAGGCGCCTTTCTCGGGGTAATTTTCGGGATTTTTCTGGCGACACTTCTGATTTCCCAGCAGTCGGCTATTTTTTTGGGCCTTGTTTCCCGCTCTTACCGCATGGTCACCGATATTCCGTCACCTAATGTCTGGGTAATGGACCCTGCAACAGATAGCGAGGATAAGATTAGAGGCATGCCACACGCTTACTTAGATATTGTGAGAAGTGTTCCAAATGTGGAGTGGGCAGTTCCGATCAGTGTAGCCAGTGTCCCAGTTGTTTCCAACGGCACAATTTTTGATATATGCAAGATATACGGTATCGATGATGCAACTCTTATTGGAGCCCCTCAAGAGATGATTGAAGGGGATATTAGGGACCTAAGACGCGAAGGAGGAATTATTGTCGACGCTTATGCAGCGAAAAACCTCCTCGCTAAAACTTTAGACGATGGAACAACCATCCCTTTAAAAATAGGGGATGAGTTGGAAATCAACGAGCGTCGAGCCATCATCGTCGGCATATGTAAAATCACCCCAGGGTTTTACCCACAGCCTATTTTTTTCACAGGGCATCAGGAATTCTTGAGTTTTACCTCTTTTTCCTCTAATCCCCTCTCTTTTATTGCTGTCAAAAGTACCTCTAGCTCCGACGTAAACCAAGTTATTAAGGATATCAACGCTCATCCCGGGCTTAACGCTCTCACACAAGACCAATTTAAATGGCGTATCGTTGAGTCATTTTTACGCACTGGCATTTTAATCAACTTCGGCCTTTCTGTAGCATTAGGCATTATTATCGGCTTTTCTATTGCGGGCCAAATTTTTTATAACATGACACTTGATAACTTAATGTATTATGCATTAATTAAATCCGTGGGTGGAACCCAAAAAATGATTCTCCACATGATCGCCCTGCAAGCCTTTGTTGTCGGGGTATTAGGGTTTTTGCTCGGCATCGGAACGACGTTTTTATGGGGCATTGCCACAGAAGGAACAACACTCGCATTCCTTCTTCCATGGCAACTTTTATTTTTTACAGGGGTAATTATTTTGGGTATTTGCGTTTCTGCTGCTGCATTAAGCATTCGAAAAGTTTTCCATGTAGATCCAAAAGCATTGATGGGAACTTAA
- a CDS encoding hypothetical protein (Product derived from UniProtKB/Swiss-Prot:Q57590;Uncharacterized protein MJ0126), whose amino-acid sequence MLLKSATKILKEHQKELTDQGVRSLGIFGSLARNENTAKSDVDILIDFDSKRGLFAFVDLKTYLESILDCEVDLVTRNALHPALKPKILREAKYVF is encoded by the coding sequence ATGTTATTAAAATCTGCTACTAAAATTTTAAAAGAACATCAAAAAGAGCTAACAGATCAAGGAGTTCGTTCACTCGGAATTTTTGGATCGCTCGCAAGAAATGAAAATACAGCTAAGAGCGATGTAGATATTCTGATTGATTTTGACTCTAAAAGAGGATTATTTGCTTTTGTGGATCTAAAAACTTATTTGGAAAGTATTCTTGATTGCGAAGTAGATTTAGTAACTAGAAATGCACTACATCCTGCTTTAAAACCTAAAATTTTACGTGAAGCAAAATATGTCTTCTAG
- a CDS encoding UPF0331 protein (Product derived from UniProtKB/Swiss-Prot:Q58613; UPF0331 protein MJ1216), with protein MSSRDWRFRIQDILKAIQKIEAYIEGMTASQFKKNELVIDVVVRNLEIIGEASKNIAPAIRRLHPDIPRDQMNGMSNILIHKYSGVDVPTVWHTAKTHLHSLKKKLESILLEKS; from the coding sequence ATGTCTTCTAGGGATTGGCGTTTTCGCATTCAAGATATTTTGAAAGCCATTCAAAAGATAGAAGCATATATTGAAGGTATGACAGCTAGCCAATTCAAGAAAAATGAGCTTGTGATAGATGTAGTGGTTAGGAATTTGGAAATCATTGGTGAAGCAAGCAAAAATATCGCTCCAGCTATCCGACGCCTTCATCCTGATATTCCACGGGATCAAATGAACGGAATGAGCAATATTTTGATCCACAAATATTCTGGGGTTGATGTTCCCACTGTGTGGCATACTGCAAAGACTCATTTACATTCTCTCAAAAAGAAATTAGAATCCATTTTGCTTGAGAAATCATAA